A window of Candidatus Palauibacter soopunensis contains these coding sequences:
- a CDS encoding histone deacetylase: MEAAALKPVGLFQHPDCSRHDTGWGHPEHQGRLRALMSALERALPELHADILPVMPPPAGIAELERAHTPGHVERVRAICDRSVESGQIVRIDPDTPVSPGSWDAAVAASGCGVAAVDAVLDGTCRAGFCAVRPPGHHATPDRAMGFCLFNHIAVAARHALAGPEVERVLIVDWDVHHGNGTQDIFYDDPSVFFLSMHQHPLFPGTGSAAERGRGAGEGTTLNLPMPAGLPSERYVETLLDGVDRALSRFEPDITLISAGFDAGAEDPLGGFTLAPADFDTLTHEVVGRTRATARNRVVSFLEGGYNPDELGRNVVSHLTALRDATG; this comes from the coding sequence TTGGAGGCGGCGGCGCTGAAGCCGGTCGGCCTGTTCCAGCATCCCGACTGTAGCCGGCACGACACGGGCTGGGGTCATCCGGAGCACCAGGGACGCCTCCGCGCCCTGATGAGTGCGCTCGAGCGGGCGCTGCCCGAGCTTCACGCGGACATCCTCCCCGTCATGCCGCCCCCGGCGGGAATCGCCGAACTGGAGCGGGCCCACACGCCGGGACACGTAGAACGCGTGCGTGCGATCTGCGACCGGTCCGTCGAGAGCGGACAGATCGTGCGGATCGATCCCGATACGCCGGTCTCGCCGGGAAGCTGGGACGCCGCCGTCGCCGCGTCCGGGTGCGGAGTCGCGGCGGTGGACGCGGTCCTCGACGGAACGTGCCGCGCGGGATTCTGCGCCGTACGCCCGCCGGGACACCACGCGACGCCGGACCGGGCCATGGGCTTCTGCCTCTTCAACCACATCGCCGTGGCCGCCCGTCACGCCCTGGCCGGGCCGGAAGTCGAGCGGGTGCTGATCGTGGATTGGGATGTGCACCACGGGAACGGGACCCAGGACATCTTCTACGACGATCCCTCCGTCTTCTTCCTCTCGATGCATCAGCACCCCCTCTTCCCCGGCACCGGGTCCGCCGCTGAACGCGGACGGGGAGCGGGGGAGGGGACGACGCTGAACCTCCCCATGCCCGCGGGTCTCCCGTCCGAACGCTACGTGGAGACGCTGCTCGATGGCGTCGACAGGGCACTGTCCCGCTTCGAACCCGACATCACGCTCATCTCCGCCGGGTTCGACGCGGGAGCGGAGGATCCGCTGGGGGGCTTCACTCTTGCCCCGGCGGACTTCGACACGCTGACGCACGAGGTCGTCGGGCGGACGCGGGCCACGGCCCGGAACCGCGTGGTCTCCTTCCTCGAGGGCGGTTACAATCCCGACGAACTGGGACGCAACGTCGTCTCTCACCTGACGGCCCTGCGCGACGCCACGGGCTGA
- a CDS encoding M24 family metallopeptidase yields MPDLDVTFLKTASRELERQKIDAWLLYDFRALNPLAAHLVGLPEGQKRRYFVLIEPGRTPHALVQKIEVSGWDGWPHRLTSYVGWDEMETALREMLQGMGAVAMEVSPRDSIPYVDHVPAGVVELVESLGPRVVSSVDLISGTAAQWGAHGHALHLGTAEILARTARTAFELAVRAAGLAPEADPGTAAAFDISGEPTPVTEHDLAEWIRARLRAEGLTETDTIVAVGPNAAKPHYEPPAEGSSALTADQVFMVDLWGRVAGEPDAVFADQTWMGFLGPEPPAEVIAAWDAVVAARDAAVDVIRKDPGATGADADRAARDTLIARGYEDAIFHRTGHGIDRELHGVGPTLDSIEMRDDRRLVAGVGFSVEPGVYLEGRFGHRTEIDVYMREDGPEVTPSRIQYNLWRTTEG; encoded by the coding sequence TTGCCCGACCTTGATGTCACCTTCCTGAAGACCGCTTCACGGGAGCTCGAACGACAGAAAATCGACGCCTGGCTGCTGTACGACTTCCGGGCCCTCAATCCGCTGGCGGCTCACCTCGTCGGCCTGCCCGAAGGCCAGAAGCGTCGGTACTTCGTCCTCATCGAACCGGGGCGGACGCCGCACGCGCTCGTCCAGAAGATCGAGGTGTCCGGATGGGACGGGTGGCCGCACCGGCTCACGAGCTACGTCGGCTGGGACGAGATGGAGACGGCGCTGCGCGAGATGCTGCAGGGCATGGGAGCGGTCGCGATGGAGGTGAGCCCGCGGGACTCGATCCCCTACGTGGACCACGTCCCGGCCGGCGTCGTCGAACTCGTCGAGTCGCTCGGACCCAGGGTCGTCAGCTCGGTGGACCTGATCTCCGGGACCGCGGCCCAGTGGGGCGCGCACGGGCACGCACTGCACCTCGGGACGGCCGAGATCCTGGCGCGAACCGCGCGGACGGCGTTCGAACTGGCGGTGCGCGCGGCGGGGCTGGCGCCGGAGGCGGATCCCGGGACGGCGGCTGCCTTCGACATCTCCGGCGAGCCGACCCCCGTCACGGAACACGACCTCGCCGAATGGATCCGGGCGCGCCTGCGCGCCGAGGGCCTGACGGAGACGGACACGATCGTGGCGGTGGGCCCCAACGCCGCCAAGCCGCACTACGAGCCGCCGGCCGAGGGATCGTCGGCGCTCACGGCGGACCAGGTGTTCATGGTGGATCTGTGGGGTCGCGTGGCGGGCGAACCCGACGCCGTCTTCGCCGACCAGACATGGATGGGCTTCCTCGGCCCGGAGCCGCCCGCCGAGGTAATCGCCGCCTGGGACGCGGTCGTCGCGGCCCGGGACGCGGCGGTCGATGTGATCCGGAAGGACCCGGGCGCCACCGGCGCCGACGCGGATCGGGCGGCCCGGGACACGCTGATCGCGCGCGGCTACGAGGACGCCATCTTCCATCGCACCGGGCACGGGATCGACCGTGAACTCCACGGCGTCGGTCCCACCCTCGACAGCATCGAGATGCGGGACGACCGGCGGCTCGTGGCGGGCGTCGGCTTTTCCGTCGAGCCCGGCGTCTACCTGGAGGGGCGCTTCGGCCACCGGACGGAAATCGATGTCTACATGCGAGAGGATGGGCCCGAAGTGACTCCGTCCCGCATCCAGTACAATCTCTGGCGGACCACCGAGGGTTGA
- a CDS encoding dipeptide epimerase: MKISWEPFHVETAHPFGISRGVKTGDDLVWVRLEHEGIEGWGEADPSGYYGETADTVEAALRKLAPRIEEVEDPFRLESIERDLASLLGRNGSARCAISSALHDWVGKRAGLPLWKLWGLDPADAPLSSFTIGIDAPDVMARKTREAEAWPILKIKLGSDDDEARLSAVRGAAPDKILRVDANAAWTPAEAIEGIAMCAEYGVEFVEQPLPPTENDELAFVRSRAVLPIVVDESSIVASDIPQLDGLVDGINIKLAKCGGPREALRMVHTARACGLSVMLGCMLETSLGIAPAAHLASLVDYADLDGAALLRSDPFTGPHLEEGRIVLPDGPGLGVERAATGASA, translated from the coding sequence ATGAAAATCTCGTGGGAGCCGTTCCACGTCGAGACGGCGCACCCCTTCGGCATCAGCCGCGGCGTGAAGACGGGCGACGATCTGGTGTGGGTGCGACTGGAGCACGAGGGGATCGAAGGCTGGGGCGAGGCGGATCCGTCCGGATACTACGGGGAGACGGCGGACACGGTGGAAGCGGCCCTGAGGAAGCTGGCCCCCCGCATCGAAGAGGTGGAAGACCCGTTCCGGCTCGAGAGCATCGAGCGGGATCTCGCGAGCCTCCTCGGCCGCAACGGGTCGGCCCGCTGCGCCATCTCGTCGGCGCTTCACGACTGGGTCGGAAAGCGCGCCGGGCTTCCGCTCTGGAAGCTCTGGGGCCTGGATCCGGCCGACGCGCCGCTCAGTTCGTTCACGATCGGAATCGACGCTCCGGACGTCATGGCCCGGAAGACGCGCGAGGCCGAAGCGTGGCCCATCCTCAAGATCAAGCTCGGAAGCGACGATGACGAGGCGCGGCTGAGCGCCGTCCGGGGCGCGGCCCCCGACAAGATCCTGCGCGTGGACGCGAACGCGGCCTGGACGCCCGCCGAAGCCATCGAGGGGATCGCGATGTGCGCCGAGTACGGCGTGGAGTTCGTGGAGCAGCCGCTCCCGCCGACGGAGAACGACGAACTGGCCTTCGTCCGCTCGCGCGCGGTTCTCCCCATCGTCGTGGACGAGTCGAGCATCGTGGCGAGCGACATCCCGCAACTCGACGGCCTCGTCGACGGCATCAACATCAAGCTCGCCAAGTGCGGCGGTCCGAGGGAGGCGCTCCGCATGGTACACACCGCGCGCGCGTGCGGCCTCTCGGTCATGCTGGGGTGCATGCTGGAGACGAGCCTCGGAATCGCGCCCGCGGCACACCTCGCCTCGCTCGTGGACTACGCGGACCTGGATGGCGCCGCGCTCCTCCGTTCCGATCCGTTCACCGGCCCGCATCTCGAGGAGGGTCGAATCGTCCTGCCCGACGGGCCGGGGCTCGGCGTCGAACGCGCAGCCACGGGGGCGTCCGCCTGA